The following coding sequences are from one Leptolyngbya sp. NIES-3755 window:
- a CDS encoding tetratricopeptide TPR_1 repeat-containing protein (similar to AA sequence:cyanobase_aa:LBDG_32530) yields MLTLKLTVSIAGILLLTGSPSFASSLTQQLHAPPVRTQRETRETADRYVQSGIQAHQSGLPEQAIAHWQNAIDIYRRIGEAPSQGRVYDLLGMIYINLGRLNEAENAFRRSLGIARDLNNTISQIHGYNNVGQVILQRGQTREAAKSFEEGWRLARTIRHQAGQGLSLSNLGLANSAQGNYRAAIAYLEQARNFRDQVKDPVGAANTLNHLGEAYLAIGDARSAYSAHDRAMTLAQQNGDQPTQFRAFDGLMQAYRGMGQENRFVELLNQRLAMATQKNDAWQMLTSLKMMAQHQRQTGQLATAETYYQQAFSVAQQLNATGEQAFLREQLGQLRSRRFKW; encoded by the coding sequence ATGTTGACTCTCAAATTAACCGTCTCGATTGCTGGAATTTTGCTGCTCACTGGATCGCCTAGTTTTGCCTCTAGCCTGACGCAGCAATTACATGCTCCTCCTGTCCGAACTCAAAGAGAAACGCGAGAAACTGCCGATCGATATGTTCAATCGGGCATTCAAGCGCATCAATCCGGACTTCCAGAGCAAGCGATCGCACACTGGCAAAACGCGATCGACATTTACCGTCGGATCGGAGAAGCTCCTTCTCAAGGTCGTGTCTATGATCTGCTTGGCATGATCTATATCAATCTCGGTCGGCTGAATGAAGCCGAGAATGCGTTCCGTCGTAGTTTAGGAATTGCACGAGATTTGAACAACACGATTAGCCAAATCCACGGATACAACAATGTTGGGCAAGTCATTCTCCAACGTGGTCAAACTCGCGAAGCTGCGAAATCGTTTGAAGAAGGTTGGAGACTGGCACGAACGATCAGACATCAAGCGGGACAAGGCTTATCGCTGAGTAATCTAGGTTTAGCCAATTCCGCTCAAGGCAACTATCGAGCCGCGATCGCGTATCTCGAACAAGCCCGCAACTTCCGAGATCAGGTAAAAGATCCGGTTGGAGCAGCGAACACTCTGAATCATTTAGGTGAGGCATATTTAGCGATCGGCGATGCTCGATCGGCTTACAGCGCTCACGATCGAGCCATGACCCTGGCACAGCAGAACGGAGACCAGCCGACTCAGTTTCGTGCCTTTGATGGTTTGATGCAGGCATATCGCGGCATGGGACAAGAAAATCGCTTTGTCGAACTGTTGAATCAGCGCTTAGCAATGGCAACCCAGAAAAATGATGCTTGGCAGATGTTAACTTCGCTGAAGATGATGGCACAACACCAACGACAAACGGGACAATTAGCAACGGCTGAAACTTATTATCAGCAAGCGTTTTCGGTCGCACAGCAATTAAATGCCACAGGAGAACAAGCGTTTTTGAGAGAACAACTGGGACAATTACGATCGCGCAGATTCAAATGGTAA
- a CDS encoding polysaccharide biosynthesis/export protein (similar to AA sequence:cyanobase_aa:LBDG_32550) — protein sequence MDLNSAVRKVQPNPLMLATLLGLVATATPVMAQSAGTRPPAQQSAPAVRVDEGYLLGSGDRVRIDIFGVPEYSGEYQVMSDGSINLPLAGGVSVQGLTLRQASDTLSRRYSEYLTRPVITVSLLAARPIQVAMSGEVSRPGTYTTTLGDTRIPTLSRMVQMAGGIKQSADLKQVEIIRRRPGGGGTQNFRVDLSRLLTAGDLSQDIQLRDGDTVVIPAAAALNPALSSELSNSSLAASFDRPISVIVAGEVNRPGPQTVRGETIAQPDPTATPAAPGAAPVTTVTQRLRAPTVTRALQQAGGITQRANIRDVEIRRTVSNGTEQVIKVNLMSLLREGDAKQDIILQEGDRVIVPMATASVTPEDAAIMGRGVISPELITVNVVGQVERPGAVQVAPYTTMNQAILAAGGFARGAKRNEVEFIRLQPNGAVDRRNVNVDFSRGIDQASNPPLQAGDTIVIRKTGFQSFTEGIGTVLGPALGIFGIFR from the coding sequence ATGGATTTGAATTCAGCAGTTAGAAAGGTTCAGCCTAACCCGCTGATGCTGGCAACGCTACTCGGATTGGTGGCAACCGCGACTCCTGTTATGGCGCAAAGTGCAGGAACTCGCCCACCCGCTCAACAATCCGCGCCTGCTGTGCGAGTGGATGAGGGCTACTTACTTGGTTCCGGCGATCGTGTCCGCATTGATATTTTCGGAGTTCCGGAGTACAGCGGTGAATACCAAGTCATGTCCGATGGTTCGATCAATCTGCCTCTAGCAGGCGGCGTTTCGGTACAAGGACTGACATTAAGACAAGCTTCGGATACGTTGTCTCGTCGCTATAGCGAATATTTAACTCGTCCGGTGATTACGGTCAGTCTGTTGGCGGCTCGTCCGATTCAGGTGGCAATGTCTGGAGAGGTTTCGCGTCCTGGAACGTATACAACCACGCTCGGTGACACTAGAATTCCGACCCTCAGCCGCATGGTACAAATGGCAGGCGGTATCAAGCAATCTGCCGATCTCAAGCAGGTCGAAATTATTCGTCGTCGTCCCGGTGGTGGTGGAACTCAGAATTTCAGAGTTGATTTGAGCCGCTTGCTAACTGCTGGCGATCTGTCTCAAGATATTCAACTGCGCGATGGTGACACCGTTGTGATCCCGGCTGCGGCTGCTTTGAACCCAGCGCTTTCTAGCGAATTGTCCAACTCTAGTTTGGCAGCCAGTTTCGATCGACCAATCAGCGTCATCGTTGCGGGTGAAGTGAATCGTCCAGGTCCGCAGACCGTTCGGGGTGAAACGATTGCTCAACCCGATCCGACTGCCACTCCTGCCGCTCCTGGAGCCGCTCCTGTTACAACCGTGACTCAGCGATTAAGAGCACCCACGGTCACAAGAGCACTTCAGCAAGCAGGCGGTATCACTCAACGTGCTAACATTCGCGATGTTGAGATCCGCCGAACCGTCTCGAATGGGACTGAGCAAGTGATCAAAGTTAACTTGATGAGCTTGCTGCGAGAAGGAGACGCGAAACAGGACATCATCCTGCAAGAAGGCGATCGTGTCATCGTACCGATGGCGACTGCAAGCGTTACGCCTGAAGATGCAGCAATTATGGGACGCGGTGTAATTTCTCCAGAGTTGATCACTGTGAACGTTGTGGGTCAGGTCGAACGTCCGGGAGCCGTTCAGGTCGCACCGTATACGACGATGAACCAGGCAATTTTGGCAGCAGGCGGATTTGCGCGAGGTGCAAAACGCAATGAAGTGGAATTTATCCGACTTCAGCCGAATGGAGCCGTCGATCGACGAAATGTGAACGTTGATTTCTCGCGTGGAATTGACCAAGCGAGTAACCCACCCCTGCAAGCGGGCGATACGATCGTCATTCGGAAGACTGGCTTCCAGAGCTTTACGGAAGGCATTGGAACTGTTTTAGGTCCTGCACTTGGTATCTTTGGAATCTTCCGTTAA
- a CDS encoding hypothetical protein (similar to AA sequence:cyanobase_aa:PCC7424_2667), whose protein sequence is MKQFFYLSAILVLFTGCLPLAPFLSSSNESGNNKPASPTVDSSNPANSPTSQPTKPPEKKSKIDQTVLRVTAAQLNRSTPQQIDEETTLTRVDVQEDGLLYNFQLVTKTAADINDDAKEIIRNVVKERVCSNASTKANLKDGYSFYYSYVGKDKQPITKFTVAPKDCGFN, encoded by the coding sequence ATGAAGCAGTTTTTCTACCTGTCTGCCATTCTGGTTTTATTTACAGGCTGCCTTCCACTTGCTCCCTTCCTTTCCTCGTCCAATGAGTCTGGCAATAACAAGCCCGCTAGTCCAACGGTAGATTCGAGCAACCCTGCAAACAGTCCAACCAGTCAGCCGACAAAGCCTCCCGAAAAGAAAAGCAAGATCGATCAAACTGTGCTTCGTGTAACCGCAGCTCAACTGAATCGCTCTACCCCACAGCAAATTGACGAAGAAACCACGCTGACTAGAGTAGATGTTCAAGAAGATGGACTGCTCTACAATTTTCAACTCGTGACGAAAACGGCTGCGGACATTAATGATGATGCGAAAGAAATCATCCGCAACGTGGTGAAAGAGCGAGTTTGCAGCAATGCGAGTACCAAGGCGAATTTGAAAGACGGTTATTCTTTCTACTATTCTTACGTCGGAAAGGATAAACAGCCGATCACCAAATTTACAGTCGCTCCCAAGGATTGCGGCTTTAATTGA
- a CDS encoding hypothetical protein (similar to AA sequence:cyanobase_aa:LBDG_52590): protein MIVRPLVITVGMLGLMMAGCSSSPTTTTEAPTTAQSPATQAQSPAPATTAQSPTPQLDVPYVPTPEAVVDAMLKVAKVGKNDVLLDLGSGDGRIPITAAKRFGTRGFGVDIDPERIKEANANAKKEGVTDLVQFAQQDLFKTDLTKATVITLYLLPRINLQLRPQLLKLKPGTRIVSHAFDMGDWKPDQVVSVNGTNVYFWTVPKTIPPNLKN from the coding sequence ATGATTGTTCGTCCTTTGGTGATCACGGTTGGAATGTTGGGCTTAATGATGGCGGGGTGTTCGTCCTCTCCTACTACGACAACGGAAGCTCCAACGACGGCGCAAAGTCCTGCAACTCAAGCTCAAAGTCCTGCTCCAGCAACAACGGCTCAAAGTCCTACCCCTCAATTGGATGTACCTTATGTGCCGACACCAGAAGCGGTTGTAGATGCGATGCTGAAAGTCGCGAAGGTTGGAAAGAATGATGTACTGCTGGATCTCGGCAGTGGAGATGGACGGATTCCCATTACGGCAGCGAAGCGCTTTGGAACACGTGGATTTGGTGTGGATATTGATCCAGAGCGGATTAAAGAAGCGAATGCCAATGCGAAAAAAGAAGGTGTAACGGATTTAGTGCAATTCGCACAGCAAGATCTGTTTAAGACGGATTTGACGAAGGCAACGGTGATTACGTTGTACTTGCTGCCGCGGATCAATCTTCAGTTGCGTCCTCAATTGTTGAAGCTGAAACCGGGAACGCGAATTGTGTCTCACGCTTTTGATATGGGCGATTGGAAGCCAGATCAAGTAGTGAGCGTGAATGGAACCAACGTCTATTTCTGGACGGTTCCAAAGACAATTCCACCGAATTTGAAGAATTAG
- a CDS encoding hypothetical protein (hypothetical protein LYNGBM3L_61970;~similar to AA sequence:cyanobase_aa:LBDG_32520) yields MKAVAIPTFPEAHHPIVKALFHHSDQELLTLFQRYPDSGQFFVALFCRYSPIVYSLISRSARSPVQSEYLLALIWRHVFHELAGVDLRAFSQSGSTFQTWLLAVTASGINEAELPSVEEIHYDIRSMSPPFWCYLDRALEQLPPATRLMVVMSQTFHWSETRIAAYLQAEGEQISPDEIKAHLQEGYRVLEKLLPEDIRTIYLGGNSREQESVSELEADDASLEELEFF; encoded by the coding sequence ATGAAAGCTGTAGCGATTCCAACCTTTCCAGAGGCACATCACCCGATCGTTAAAGCGTTGTTTCATCACAGCGATCAAGAACTTCTGACGCTGTTTCAACGCTACCCAGATTCGGGTCAATTCTTTGTTGCGCTGTTTTGTCGCTACAGCCCGATCGTATATTCGTTGATTTCTCGATCGGCTCGATCGCCAGTCCAATCAGAATATCTACTTGCGTTAATTTGGCGACACGTGTTTCATGAACTGGCAGGAGTTGATTTACGTGCATTCAGCCAAAGCGGTTCAACCTTTCAAACTTGGCTCTTAGCGGTGACAGCATCGGGAATTAATGAGGCAGAACTCCCTTCAGTCGAAGAGATTCATTACGATATTCGATCGATGTCTCCGCCGTTTTGGTGTTATCTCGATCGAGCTTTAGAACAGTTGCCGCCTGCGACACGATTAATGGTTGTGATGTCGCAAACGTTCCATTGGAGCGAAACTCGCATCGCAGCGTATTTACAAGCGGAAGGCGAACAGATTAGTCCAGACGAAATTAAGGCACATTTGCAAGAGGGCTATCGAGTTCTTGAAAAACTTTTACCAGAAGACATTAGAACGATCTATCTCGGTGGGAATTCTAGAGAGCAAGAGTCGGTTTCCGAGTTGGAGGCTGACGATGCAAGCCTAGAAGAACTCGAATTTTTCTGA
- a CDS encoding hypothetical protein (similar to AA sequence:cyanobase_aa:LBDG_09400), with protein MVKVVGIAGSLRPGSYSQQALKVAVDRVSALGADVEILDLRSLNLPFCDGSDDYPDYPGVAKLKQAVNDADAVILATPEYHGSVSGVLKNALDLMGFEEFTGKVTGVISVLGGQSNSNSLNDLRIILRWIHAWTIPEQIAVGQAWKAFSEDGKLVDEGLSKRFDTFAQSLVETTQRLRG; from the coding sequence ATGGTGAAAGTAGTTGGCATCGCTGGAAGTTTAAGACCCGGTTCGTACAGTCAGCAAGCGCTTAAAGTTGCCGTCGATCGCGTTTCTGCATTGGGAGCAGACGTGGAGATATTGGATCTACGATCGCTCAATCTTCCTTTCTGCGATGGTAGCGACGATTATCCGGATTATCCAGGAGTTGCCAAGCTGAAACAGGCAGTGAATGATGCGGATGCCGTGATTTTAGCGACTCCGGAGTATCACGGCAGCGTGAGTGGAGTCCTGAAGAATGCTCTAGATTTGATGGGATTCGAGGAGTTTACCGGAAAAGTAACGGGTGTCATTAGCGTCTTAGGCGGTCAATCGAACAGCAATTCATTGAATGATCTACGCATTATCCTTCGATGGATTCACGCTTGGACAATTCCCGAACAGATCGCAGTCGGTCAAGCTTGGAAGGCTTTTAGCGAAGATGGAAAATTAGTCGATGAAGGACTCTCAAAGCGATTCGATACGTTTGCTCAAAGCTTGGTTGAAACGACGCAAAGACTGAGAGGATGA
- a CDS encoding amino acid permease-associated region (similar to AA sequence:cyanobase_aa:LBDG_52600): MGLPKSSDYSESIDDRSSSEQSASPKTALSVIDAVALIVGIVIGAGIFETPALVASNTGSNFNVLLAWIIGGVVSLIGALCYAELATTYPHVGGNYYYLQRAYGGAIAFLFAWARMTVVQTGSIALLAFVFGDYASEILPLGTYSGAIYAAGAIVLFTIINILGLKQGKGAQNWLTAAKVLGLVLVIIAGLTSSGSPVPQAAPGSEPITTSWGMAMIFVLLSYGGWNEAAYISAEIRNPNRNIARSLFWGIGIIAAIYIAINFAYLHGLGVNGMANSSAVAADLMRNVFGQPGVIFISLLVAVSALGALNATVLTGARTNYALGQDFSVFRFMGQWQGEKNSPIPALIVQGAIALLLVALGAWRRKGFETMVEYTAPVFWFFFLLVGFSLIIFRFKEPNRPSAFRVPFYPITPILFCGICGFLLYSSLVYVKEGAIAGVIVLALGVPVLMWQRRVDS; the protein is encoded by the coding sequence ATGGGTTTGCCGAAATCTTCAGATTATTCAGAGTCGATCGATGATCGCTCATCCTCTGAACAGTCTGCAAGTCCGAAGACTGCTTTATCGGTCATCGATGCGGTGGCGCTGATTGTTGGAATTGTGATTGGAGCGGGCATTTTTGAGACTCCTGCTTTAGTAGCATCCAATACCGGAAGCAATTTCAACGTTCTATTGGCTTGGATCATTGGTGGAGTGGTTTCTTTGATCGGAGCGCTGTGTTATGCAGAGTTAGCGACCACTTATCCGCATGTGGGCGGGAACTACTATTATTTGCAGCGGGCGTATGGAGGCGCGATCGCGTTTCTGTTTGCGTGGGCAAGAATGACAGTCGTGCAAACAGGCTCGATCGCATTATTAGCATTTGTGTTTGGCGATTATGCTTCTGAGATTTTGCCGTTGGGAACCTACTCAGGCGCGATCTATGCGGCAGGCGCGATCGTTCTTTTCACGATCATTAATATCCTTGGACTAAAACAAGGAAAAGGTGCTCAAAACTGGCTCACGGCTGCAAAAGTTCTCGGACTGGTCTTAGTGATTATTGCAGGTTTGACGAGTTCAGGAAGCCCAGTTCCCCAAGCTGCACCCGGATCAGAACCAATCACCACAAGTTGGGGCATGGCAATGATTTTTGTGCTGCTGTCTTATGGTGGGTGGAACGAAGCAGCTTACATTTCGGCTGAAATTCGCAATCCGAATCGTAATATTGCTCGATCGCTCTTTTGGGGAATTGGCATTATTGCAGCGATTTATATTGCGATTAATTTCGCCTATCTCCACGGCTTGGGAGTCAACGGCATGGCGAACTCGTCAGCGGTGGCAGCGGATTTAATGCGAAACGTGTTTGGTCAGCCTGGAGTGATTTTTATTAGCTTGCTCGTTGCCGTTTCTGCTTTGGGCGCATTGAACGCGACTGTATTGACCGGAGCACGAACGAACTATGCACTCGGACAGGATTTCAGCGTGTTCCGATTTATGGGACAGTGGCAAGGCGAAAAGAATTCACCGATTCCAGCCTTGATCGTGCAAGGTGCGATCGCGCTTCTTTTAGTTGCACTCGGAGCTTGGAGACGGAAAGGCTTTGAAACAATGGTGGAATATACTGCCCCCGTGTTTTGGTTCTTTTTCTTGCTGGTCGGCTTTTCGCTCATCATCTTCCGATTTAAAGAGCCGAATCGTCCGAGCGCTTTTCGAGTGCCGTTTTATCCGATTACGCCGATCTTGTTTTGTGGCATCTGTGGATTTTTGCTGTACTCCAGTTTGGTCTATGTCAAAGAAGGCGCGATCGCGGGTGTGATTGTTCTGGCTCTGGGAGTTCCCGTTCTGATGTGGCAGCGTCGCGTCGATAGTTAA
- a CDS encoding pentapeptide repeat-containing protein (similar to AA sequence:cyanobase_aa:LBDG_32540) → MGEIERCYQVLGLESGATLEEVNQAYKDLVFIWHPDRVPKDNPRLVQKAEAKIKELNHARDILRSHFKNSSATNPPAAAQPKPASQQTYYQSYYYRPPTSSTNGRQASSGHSTNAHYSSNGHSNNGHSTNSHSTNGHSSNGHSTGHSNNGHSTNGHSERTRPNYQTYQPYPRPNYSQSSNEPSRSSESTPKSEPPKSSDNTQNYYRQSHYRAEYHHPPKSPARPQMPDMTGKDLSGQNLKEKDLSGYNLSRANLSRADLSDTFMHKANLEGAKLEKANLFRANLLEANLIGADLREANLIGADLSGADLRGADLRGAKVGFDDRVMVKLTGANLQGAIMPNGKVHGVQPS, encoded by the coding sequence ATGGGCGAGATTGAACGCTGCTATCAAGTACTGGGATTAGAGTCTGGGGCGACACTTGAAGAAGTGAACCAGGCTTACAAAGATCTTGTGTTTATTTGGCATCCCGATCGGGTTCCCAAAGATAATCCTCGCCTGGTACAAAAAGCTGAGGCGAAGATCAAGGAACTGAATCACGCACGAGATATTTTGCGATCGCATTTCAAGAACAGTTCAGCGACAAACCCCCCTGCTGCGGCTCAACCCAAACCCGCCTCGCAACAAACTTATTATCAGTCTTACTATTACCGTCCTCCTACTTCCTCGACGAACGGACGGCAAGCTTCTAGTGGGCATTCAACGAATGCCCATTATTCGAGCAATGGTCACTCGAATAATGGGCATTCAACGAATAGTCACTCAACAAACGGGCATTCGAGCAATGGTCACTCGACCGGACACTCAAATAATGGACATTCAACGAACGGGCATTCTGAGCGGACTCGTCCCAACTATCAAACGTATCAGCCTTATCCCCGTCCGAACTATTCGCAGTCCTCGAATGAGCCAAGTCGATCGAGCGAATCGACTCCAAAATCTGAACCACCGAAATCTTCTGACAACACTCAGAATTACTACCGTCAGTCGCATTATCGAGCGGAATACCATCATCCACCAAAATCTCCTGCCCGTCCTCAAATGCCAGACATGACCGGGAAAGATTTGAGCGGACAGAATTTGAAAGAGAAAGATCTGTCTGGATACAATCTTAGTCGGGCGAATTTGTCTCGTGCAGATTTGAGCGATACGTTCATGCACAAGGCAAATCTTGAAGGCGCGAAGCTAGAGAAAGCAAATCTGTTTCGGGCGAATTTGCTAGAGGCGAATTTGATTGGAGCCGATTTGAGAGAGGCGAATTTGATTGGAGCCGATTTGAGCGGGGCAGATTTGCGGGGCGCAGATTTGCGGGGGGCAAAAGTGGGATTTGACGATCGAGTGATGGTCAAACTCACAGGAGCCAATCTTCAAGGCGCAATCATGCCAAATGGCAAAGTTCACGGAGTACAACCTTCTTAG
- a CDS encoding hypothetical protein (conserved hypothetical protein;~similar to AA sequence:cyanobase_aa:LBDG_32510): protein MDSLFSTQGIMVMLLGAYAVAMWLFLTSAPKVHTVMVSDLESARDFYGGMLKLAVAEVPLHYYYNYEQSLGTAGVNPMYLSGSMGSTTARGNGNDGLWYQLKKNTQLHVISGATIGEKDRQRHVCFDRDCLDQILLRVQSRGIKHKIRREKPLNFLVKDYHGQVVELAEVIN, encoded by the coding sequence ATGGATAGCTTGTTTTCGACCCAAGGCATCATGGTCATGTTGCTCGGTGCGTATGCCGTAGCGATGTGGCTTTTCCTGACGAGCGCCCCAAAAGTTCATACGGTTATGGTTTCCGATCTCGAAAGTGCCCGCGATTTTTATGGCGGAATGCTGAAATTGGCGGTCGCTGAGGTTCCGTTGCACTATTACTACAACTACGAACAGTCGTTGGGAACGGCAGGCGTGAATCCAATGTATTTGTCCGGTTCAATGGGGAGCACAACCGCACGGGGCAACGGAAATGATGGCTTGTGGTATCAACTGAAGAAAAATACGCAGCTTCATGTGATTTCTGGAGCAACGATCGGTGAAAAAGATCGTCAGCGTCATGTCTGCTTCGATCGAGATTGTCTGGATCAAATTCTGCTTCGGGTTCAATCTCGCGGCATCAAGCACAAAATCCGGCGTGAGAAGCCCCTAAATTTTTTGGTGAAGGACTATCACGGACAAGTTGTAGAACTTGCAGAAGTCATTAACTAG
- a CDS encoding hypothetical protein (hypothetical protein LYNGBM3L_25130;~similar to AA sequence:cyanobase_aa:LBDG_10610) yields the protein MLCLIWAQYFFGNSMTDFSSVLQFIRSFEQSHPDVSVYEITNRLRGYTKPSYTTKAWSIVTGFEQPFIEAKLDQELLFAGELTDFGHFIAALSDQIDQPGLQWSDFTRWTGDYTSWAGDIGSAIELFRSKPGNLKSLREALDRFASDSDHSANIAAWTVSETINKNKQIRLSDAIEQYHARPYSEHVKTFIQRRFNGIFENQTLTNPAKLEAEIRNTTFAYLELSQNAGALKQMMKSFTQKLRSTPDRDLLSADLLQGSLHFMSHLIRKGNLTPLNFKPYQQPQAPWLGTVNYEVSA from the coding sequence ATGCTGTGTCTAATCTGGGCACAGTATTTTTTTGGCAACTCTATGACGGACTTCTCAAGCGTTCTGCAATTTATTCGCAGCTTTGAACAATCCCATCCAGATGTTTCTGTTTACGAAATCACAAATCGATTACGCGGTTATACCAAGCCAAGTTATACGACGAAAGCTTGGTCGATCGTCACTGGATTTGAGCAACCATTCATCGAAGCAAAGTTAGACCAAGAGCTTCTATTTGCCGGTGAACTGACTGATTTTGGACATTTCATCGCAGCGCTATCTGATCAAATCGATCAGCCTGGATTGCAATGGTCGGACTTTACTCGCTGGACAGGAGACTATACTTCTTGGGCGGGAGATATTGGATCAGCGATCGAGCTTTTTCGCTCTAAGCCTGGTAATTTGAAATCATTGAGAGAAGCCCTCGATCGATTTGCATCAGATTCAGATCATTCAGCCAATATTGCAGCTTGGACGGTTAGCGAAACCATCAACAAAAACAAGCAAATTCGCCTGTCGGATGCAATTGAGCAATATCATGCAAGACCCTATTCTGAACATGTAAAAACATTCATTCAGCGACGCTTCAATGGCATTTTCGAGAATCAAACGCTGACGAATCCTGCCAAGCTAGAAGCAGAAATTCGGAATACAACGTTTGCTTATTTGGAACTCTCTCAAAATGCTGGAGCGCTGAAACAGATGATGAAATCGTTCACTCAAAAACTACGATCGACTCCCGATCGAGATTTACTCAGCGCTGATTTACTTCAAGGTTCACTCCATTTCATGTCGCATCTCATTAGAAAAGGCAACCTTACACCTTTGAATTTCAAGCCGTATCAACAACCACAAGCACCCTGGCTTGGAACCGTGAACTATGAAGTTTCAGCTTGA
- a CDS encoding opioid growth factor receptor (similar to AA sequence:cyanobase_aa:Npun_F4273) → MSQTDRSTNLLVSFYLGEQRDIEGRTIEEIWAWDFEELECVHDYIQWLFPLAERSAFNSNAPIVTSEMIEAFQSNPQLRENLVRSLRVMLRFYGLQENGGEITRLEDYSIRKSEWVDRFNHNYLRITRILKCLMTFGLEQYAQSFYRCLEQIYREESDRIGSETFHYWTNAVNS, encoded by the coding sequence ATGAGCCAAACTGATCGATCGACAAATTTACTCGTTTCTTTCTACTTAGGAGAGCAGCGAGATATCGAAGGACGAACCATTGAAGAAATTTGGGCGTGGGACTTTGAGGAATTAGAGTGCGTTCATGATTACATTCAATGGTTATTTCCTTTAGCGGAACGAAGTGCTTTTAATTCCAATGCGCCGATCGTCACCTCAGAGATGATCGAAGCATTTCAATCCAACCCCCAGTTGCGTGAAAATTTAGTGCGATCGCTACGAGTGATGCTCCGATTCTATGGACTGCAAGAAAACGGCGGAGAAATCACGCGCTTAGAAGACTATTCCATTCGTAAATCTGAATGGGTCGATCGCTTCAACCACAACTATCTCCGAATCACTCGCATCCTAAAATGCTTGATGACGTTTGGATTAGAGCAATACGCACAGTCGTTCTATCGCTGTCTGGAACAAATTTATCGAGAAGAATCCGATCGCATCGGCAGCGAAACGTTCCACTACTGGACAAATGCAGTGAACTCCTAA